Genomic segment of Longimicrobium sp.:
CGCGATCTCGTCCTTCACCTCGCGCCGGCCCTCATCGCCCGCCAGGTAGCCCCGCACCCGCGCGCCGTCCATCCCCGCGTCGGCGGCCAGAGTCTCCAGCACGCCCGCGTCGCCGACGTCGGCGCCCTGGCCGAAGTGCGCCTCCAGCAGCTTTTCCTTGAGCGCCTGCTGCACGCCGGCGCCGAATTCGCGCTCCGCCAGGCGAAGCAGCCGGTGCGCGTCGAGCGTGTTTGCGGCCAGCGCGGAATCGAAGTTCATGGCGATCCCCTCGGCGCGCGCCGTCTGCGTCACCTGCCGCGCCATCTGCGCGCCCTGCGCCCCGAACCGCTGCGCCAGGTACTGCTGCAGCGGAAAGGCGGCGGCGGGGGCATCGGGGTTCAGCTGGTAGGGCCGGTAGACGACCTCCACCTGGTCCGCCCCGGGAAACGCCGCCAGCGCGCGCTCGAAGCGCCGCTTGCCGATGTAGCACCAGGGGCACGCCACGTCGGAATAGATCTCTACCTTCATCGCGGTTCCTTGTTCGTCGGCTCTCCCGGCGCCTCAGGCGGCGCGGGCGATGCGCTCCAGCGCGTGCCGGTGGTGGGCGAAGCCCTCTTCCGTGCCGTGGCCGATGGCCACCAGCGCCGGGACGCGCGCGTTCTCCGGCAGGTTCAGCAGGCGCTTGACGGCTTCGGCGTCGAACCCCGCCATGGGCGAGCTCTGGTAGCCGTGCGCCTCGGCCGCGAGCAGCAGGTATCCCAGGGCGATGTGCGCCTGCGCGGCGCCCCACGCCTCGCGCTGCTCCTCGCTCTGCGCCTGGAACGAGCCCAGGATCGTCTGCCGGGTGGTGGCGCGCTGCACGGCATCCATCCCGGGGTGAATCGTCTCGTCGATGGTGGCGAGCGCGTCCTGCATGTCGCTGTACAGCACGATCACCGCGGGGGCGGAGTGCACCTGCCGCTGGTTGTAGGCGGCCGCGGCGAGCTGCGCCTTGAGCTCGGGTGTTTGGACGATCACGAAGCGCCAGGGCTGCACGTTGAACGCCGAGGGCGCCAGGCGAACCACGTCCAGGATGCCGTCGAGGTCCTCGCGCGGAATCGGCTGCGGTTCGAAGGCGCGGATGGAACGGCGCTGCACGGCCGCGTCTCGCACGTTCAACAGGTCGATGGTGGTGCTCATGGCTTGCTCCCGGTGGAACTCGTGTGATATAATTTCTGTAGCAACTATACAAAAAGAAGTTGATTGCGTCAACTGCGCCCTTCGTCTATCGTGGCACCATGAGC
This window contains:
- a CDS encoding DsbA family oxidoreductase, whose protein sequence is MKVEIYSDVACPWCYIGKRRFERALAAFPGADQVEVVYRPYQLNPDAPAAAFPLQQYLAQRFGAQGAQMARQVTQTARAEGIAMNFDSALAANTLDAHRLLRLAEREFGAGVQQALKEKLLEAHFGQGADVGDAGVLETLAADAGMDGARVRGYLAGDEGRREVKDEIAQAQRLGITAVPTFVIDGRYAVQGAQPASAFLQVLEQVAGEAKESDASAGGGRCDEGSCAA
- a CDS encoding nitroreductase family protein, producing the protein MSTTIDLLNVRDAAVQRRSIRAFEPQPIPREDLDGILDVVRLAPSAFNVQPWRFVIVQTPELKAQLAAAAYNQRQVHSAPAVIVLYSDMQDALATIDETIHPGMDAVQRATTRQTILGSFQAQSEEQREAWGAAQAHIALGYLLLAAEAHGYQSSPMAGFDAEAVKRLLNLPENARVPALVAIGHGTEEGFAHHRHALERIARAA